ATAAAAAAGAAAAAGCAAGCCAAAATTCCCATAAAAATAGATGCAATAATTGTGGAATATAGAGTGTATTCTTGTGATTTATCTGGTTTGTTCTCTCCAATACTATGTCCAACAAGTGCTGTACATGCTATAGCAACTCCCCACCCTGGCATAGTTGATATTGCTTCAATAGCGATTCCTATTTGATTTGCTGCAAAAGCAGTAGTGCCTAAACCTAAAATAAAAGTAAGTCCCAATAATCTTGATAAACTAAAATTGGCTTCTTGTAAACTCGAAGGAATAGCAAAACGGATAATTTCCCAGATATCATTTTTAGAAACATAAGAAAAGAGAGAAATTTTAAATGGAAGTTTTTTTAATCTACTCCATTGCAATAAAATTCCAACAAAATTGCCAGCAACTGTTGCAACTGCTGCCCCAGTAATTCCCCATTCTGGGAAACCCAGATTCCCAAAAATTAAAACATAATCTAAAAATAAATTTACAACATTAATACTTCCAGCTACATACATAGAAGTTTTAGTATCTTTTATTCCTCGAAATATTCCATTTGTAGTAGATGAAATAGTTAATAAAAAGAAAGAAAAAGATGAAATCTTTGCATATCTTGTTGCTAATGGCAACATTTCTTTTGTTGCTCCAGCCAAATTTAAAATTTTATCAGGAACAAAGAATAACAATGAAAAAAATATAAAAGCTAATACAAATGCTATTTTAATTCCTGCATTAGCAATTGTTTCTGCCTTTTTATAATCCTTAGAACCAACTGCTCTTGAAATAAGAGAAGTTAAAGCAGTTGAAATACCAACTGCAATTATAATATTGAAAAAGCTATAAATTATTTCTGTACTTAATCCAACAGAAGAAACTGCTAATTGTCCACCATATTTTCCAATCATCATAGTGTCAAATATCCAAATCATCATATATAAAGTCATTTCTCCTACTGCTGGAATTGCAAGATATAGTATTTCACGAAATATTTTCCAATTTATTTTCATAAAGTTATCTCCTATTCTATCTTACTTTTAAATATTATATCAATTTTTTCTTTAAACTAAAATAATAAATCTTATAGTCAAATATATAACCTAAATCTTCATTAAAGAAAAAATAATATTCTTTATTTTATTAAGAAAAATTGAAGTTTTAAAAAAAAATTTAAAATTTTTAAAAAAAACTATTGACATTTATTTCTATATATGATATATATAGTTTATGATTATTAGCAACCTAATAGATAGAGTGCTAATAAATCTCCCCTCTATATTATTTTAGGCAGGACTTAGCTATCAAGGTTATCCTTGGTAGCTAGCTCCTCAACTATTGTTAGAGGATATAAAAATATAAATAAAAAAATTTAGATATATATTAAAGATAATAAATGTTAGGAGGTTTATTATATGATGAATCCGAATCAATTTACAGAGAATACAATTTCTGCAATTAATTTAGCTGTTGATATTAGCAAGGGTAATATGCAACAAAGTATAAAACCTGAAGCACTTGCTTTGGGACTATTAATGCAAAATAATGGATTAATTCCAAGAGTAATAGAAAAAATGGGATTGAATTTACAATATATCATTTCTGAATTAGAAAAAGAAATGAATAATTATCCAAAAGTTGAAGTGAAAATTAGTAATGAGAATATTTCACTTGACCAAAAAACAAATTCTATTTTAAATCGTGCAGAAAAAATTATGAATGAAATGGGAGATAGCTTTTTAAGTGTTGAACATATT
The sequence above is a segment of the Fusobacterium simiae genome. Coding sequences within it:
- a CDS encoding MATE family efflux transporter, whose protein sequence is MKINWKIFREILYLAIPAVGEMTLYMMIWIFDTMMIGKYGGQLAVSSVGLSTEIIYSFFNIIIAVGISTALTSLISRAVGSKDYKKAETIANAGIKIAFVLAFIFFSLLFFVPDKILNLAGATKEMLPLATRYAKISSFSFFLLTISSTTNGIFRGIKDTKTSMYVAGSINVVNLFLDYVLIFGNLGFPEWGITGAAVATVAGNFVGILLQWSRLKKLPFKISLFSYVSKNDIWEIIRFAIPSSLQEANFSLSRLLGLTFILGLGTTAFAANQIGIAIEAISTMPGWGVAIACTALVGHSIGENKPDKSQEYTLYSTIIASIFMGILACFFFFIPKTLISLFIHKQEIDVIRIGAICLQIAAFEQIPIAFVTVLGSYFKGIGNAKTPFYVSFFTNWFIRIPIAFYLISILRLPVYIFWIITTFQWLLESIILYYLYRKNINTILKNINLSK